In Miscanthus floridulus cultivar M001 chromosome 8, ASM1932011v1, whole genome shotgun sequence, the sequence TATTTGATGGCGTGTTAACACTTGTAGACACGTCATACTGCCGTCCCGTCAAGACGTTAGTGACTTGGTGGGCTTTGCATCAAAACTCTTAATGCTTAACGTCGCCTTGGACATGGACTACTAATAAGACATAAAAATAAGAAAATAACAATCATGATACCAGATTTGCAGTTTAAAAGCATTTCACTGATAGATGGGCTCAGCAAATGAAAAATTACAACAATCCTGATGAAGGGCCTGTTAATTTTTGGCTTATATATCAATTTCTTATTTGTTTCCCTTAGATGAATATTTGTTTGTAATAATGATCATAGGTTGTATTCATCAAAGGACGCAGAAAGCCAAAACCTTTCCATTCTCAATAGAAACACAAGGGGAATTAAGCCGTCAGGGAAATTCAGTTTTCCAGTTGCAGTTAGTAACCGGTAAACAAAAAAATTCAGGCGGGCGATCTCCTAATAGCTAGACCTTTATTTTCCATGAGCTGTTTTCTTCATAGGCGCAAGGTCACCACTAAAAAGTTTAAGTGTTAATCCACGCCGATGCAGCGAGGTAACTCTGAGTGTGACAAATCCACCATGTCAATATCATGGTGGATGTCTCACACATCTCCTTCAAGAATCTGTTCATTACACCCTGTCTACAAATTTTGGCTGGTTGGATATTCTGAAAACAACAGTGCCACAATGAAAACAGCTGCTGAATTCTTCATTTCTTCTCCAAAAAGGAGGATATTTGCACTGTTGCTAGTTGCTGCTGACCTGATCATAATATTCGCAATCATGAGAATTTGCCCATCGACGCACCGCGTCCGGCGTACAAACTGAAACAAATCATCCTCATCCATTTCATTTGCTACTAGCAGCTTTGCTAGCTGCCGGCCCCTGCATGCAAAGTGTATGCCCTACCTGATTCCCACTCCCATACATACGCACACAACAAACAGCCAGTTGGACACggaagatgagaaagaaagaaaagaagaaaaagaaatataTATTCCCGTTTCCATTCACAAACTGATGAGCAGAAATAAAAAGCGAAGAAGCACAATCTTTTCCCAAGAAACAAAAGCCTTAGCAAAAGATCTGTTTCTCGATACGATATCAATATCGATCATGCTATTAATCCATTCCAATTAATCATAGCAAGAGTTTCATGTAACTGATCTGAGCAAAATTACGGTCTCATCAGTCCCGTTCTTCAGTTCATCATTTCATTGCAAAAATTGACAACCCCACAAAATTATGCTTGGGTCGGGGTTCTCTTGGAGATGGTTTCCAGCGTCACAAAGCGCTCAGCTTAATTCTCTGAGCAAACCAAGACAAAAAATGTTCTGCCCTGTTCTGGTCATCATCGATCATTCCACTCCACCGATCGAAAACCCAAAACAAACCTAAACTAAAATTCTTCAAATAGTGAAGATCACACCTCAGGAATGTGGtgctcctctctttctctccggCTCTCACTGTGCTCACCATTCTGCTCGGCATCCTTGACGCTGGCCATGGCGACTTCTTGCACCTTCTTGTTGTTCTCCTCCTCGTCACCCTTGCTGCTGCGGTCTCCAAAGGAGGACGCCCTGCTCGACATGGGCGTGGCCAGGTACGTCGGCTTCACATCCCCGGCCATGATCACCAGTATCTTCTCCTCCCATATCGGCGGCGGCAGGTCCGAGGCCGCTGGCTTGGCGCCGTCGGCGCCGGACCCGTCCTCGTCGCCCCGGCCAGCGCCGCCCTCCAGGTACCCGGAGAGCTTCCAGTAGGAGCACGCGAGGATGAGGAGCGCGAAGGCGATGAGGCCCAGCATCGCGGCCAGCCCGCCGAAGAGGTACGGCACCGGCGAGTGCCATGCGGAATGCGCGGCGGCGCTGCCGGCGACCGCTGGTgcgaccgccgccgctgccgtcgcatTGAACCCTGCTCCTGGCCTCATTGTTTCTGCTGTTCTTTCTTGTACGCTTCTCCGCTCCTCAGCTCGGAGCTTCTTGGCTTTTACTAGCTAGTTCTTGAGGGCTTTTGCACCTGCTCTGCTTTGCTGtaatggtgtgtgtgtgtgactgcaGCGCAACGGGTAGAGGGTTATTTATAAGGAGGGACAGGGCAAAAAAGAGGGAAATTTGTCACTGCTTGGGTGGATttgctaaaagaaaaaaaaatattatgaGGTCACTCAGCCACTTTCAGCAATGTTTATGCTACATGGTTTTAGCTTTTAGGGTCGTAAAATTGCGTTAAGGACCTCGTCGAGATAGAATATTTGCATTTGGGACAACCGTGGGAGTTGGGCACGGGGGTGGCCATGCAAAACGGAAAGGAAACCTATATTATGCTCTCTGTTTCTCCATGGGGTCAACTTTTGCTCCTTTTCTCAAATGTTTTGGGAGTATTCTAGCACTTGAGGACCATGGGGGATGCACTTATCCACAGGAATGGTGCATCTTCTTCAGCTTTGTTAATAAGTTTGCTACAGGATAAGGGCATCGTTATGTGTTATATCGCACTGAGAAAAGCATAGAGAGCACCAACCTTAAATAATATGATTTTCATCTTGCTGGGTTAGGACTTGACACAATGATTATTTACAACAAAATACTTCCTACTTATCAATACATGTAACAGGTGTATGTTCATGCGTTGCGATCGTCATTTTCCGGTAAGGCTAGCACCCAGACACTTCCTACTTATTAGTATATGTAACAGGTGTAGTATGTTCATGCATTGCGATCACCATTTTTCGGTAAGTCTAGCACCCGGACGTCCGGCCCAGGCCCCGCATTCAGACGCAGCTCCCATTCGACGCACCTGCTGCGCCCCATCCCGTCCCCTGTGCGTCCACCGCGCCCGCTGCGCCCGCGTCACCATGCCGTGATGGCTCCCgcacgacgacgatggcgtaggcGAGCATGCTGTTGATCAGGAGCAGCAAGATGAGGACCCACTCTAGGGCCACAAATGCCAGTGCAGATGCTTGCGTGTCCTCCAGTGGAGCGCTGCCACTAGCTTAAGACCGACGCCGCCATGGCTCCCGCGCTAGTTCTCTCTTCCACTCTCGACCACCCTACAtcgagatctacttttgcaacactcaaataaaaacaattgcaacatatgagtgaaacagatgaaacatttaaaacgtacacttgcaacatggcctttgtaacatatgcaacatccagatagaacATTTTCAACATACATCTCAAACAAATGATACATTTTGAACGaactcttgcaacatacctctgaaacacttgcaatatattcAACATGtcgatctagttttgcaacatctatatgaaacaattgcaacatacctctgaaacatttgaagcatttgaaacatacatttgcaacataggaaAGAAGAAGGTCGGAGCCGGTCGATTTCGGTCGTCGGGGTGGGATCTGGCGGCGCGCGAGCACAACCACCACTAGCACCGCCCTTGGCTCGGCCGAGTGGGCGGCACTACGAGAGGGAGCGGACGGCACGCGGCCAGAGCGAGGAGTGAGCGGCGCGGGTGGGGCGCATGACGGGTGGGAGCGAGGAGCAAGCGAGCGAGCGGCGCGGGGTGAGGCATGCGGTGGGAGAAAGCAGCGAGGCGGACTGAGGCGCGCAACATCCGGATGGGGTGGACACTCGTGGCCAAGCATTATCGATTTTGTTTGCATCATGACTGCTTTTGGTTGCATGGCTGATTTTGTTCATGCTCACTTATAACCTGTGACTGTGAGAAACAAATAATTGTTCTTGTTCGTTCTTAATTATAGGAAACTATCAAGTCCCATCATCTGATGACTGCATGAGCGGTTTATTACTTCCGCAGGTGTTATTAACAATCTTGAACTTTAGATGTACTATTTCATACGGGAaatcccccctccccccccccccctccttctCAGCGAAGAACAACGTGGGATGATTCTGTTCATATTCTACTTAGATTCCTGGATACAATCTTATCCAGATCGGAGGCTGGAGCACTTACCAAACACCATAATTACCTTTTTGACGCAGCTCTTCACCCTTTGAAGACTTCGAGGGGCTACAAAGACACAAGAAGGGCTGGGACATTAGCAACTTGCTCTGCCCTTTATCGACAACTCTATGCATGCATGTCGACCAGATCAACGATGAGCATAGCTAGCAACGGGAATGGACGGATTCCACTGTTTTGTCTTAACCTTTTTTTTAACCTTTTCCGAGCCGTCGTTGCTCTTCTCTGGTTTACGCTCAGTTAGTCAATGGGCTCTCTGTTTCTCCCTCCTTGGATTCGCAATGAGAAATGTGCGCACACACATCTCAATGCACCGTTGGATTCGCATTGAAAAGTGTACGCACACACATCTCAATGAGATTCGCATTGTGCTGGGATCATATGCCTTTAAGGGCACATTTAGCTTTACCCTTACCCTACAGGTAGTACAaacttaaacaaaaaaaaaaaaactgtagaATTTTTGTCGCGGAAACCCAACTACTACTACTGGTAAGTTCCTATTTGGATCACGTACATGAACACCGAGCATGCATAAAAGTTTCACAGAGATAGAACGTAACAGCCAAAATTCCTGCAACAACGAATCTGTTTTTTACGTGATCCATATATACCGGCTCCAAATCGGGATAAAGTTTTTGTGTGAGTCAACCAAAGGACCATCATCGtacatagggatgaaaacggatcggatacggacggatatcactgatattacatttgttttcatatttctgtccggattcggattcgaatacagatagtgtcaactatgtcggataggatacgattgtatatcgacatcataaatatacgatttaagtattcggatacggatacggtatcggatgttggatattcggactcggatacggacagatctcaacccctctaaacggatttggtttcgaatactgtcggaaaatatccatcccgttttcatccctaagcaTACCTAATAAAGGCCTAGATTTACAGTGTAGTAGGAGTAAATTTGTGCGGCCGGCATATCCGGTGCATATGCCATTGGCGGCAAAACGACAAGAACTAGTGCCCCCAGGTGAACCAACCCTGGCGCCCGGACCCAGCGCACGCCCCCGACGATCCAACCATAGCAGCAGGTGCGTCGTGCGTGGAGGCCCAGCCGCGCAGGTGCACCATCCGTGTCCTTCGCCGCGCGCGCCCCCCCGATCGAGCAACAAACCAGCCGATCGAGGGGACGCGGCTCCACTTGGTACACGATCGATCGATGGTGCGCGGCACGAGTGCGCGCGGCGTCGCGTCGGATGGACGCCGGGGCAATCGCGCGCGAATATTATTTCGTGTCAGCCGCTCCCGTCCGAGCTTGGACCCTCGTCCGGGGGCGCCCCCGCCCGGCGGTGCTTCGTCTGCTTCCTCACGGCGACCGCCGCACAGCGCGCCGTGCTAGCTGTCGGGCCCCACGGCGGTTCGCCATTCCGGCGCGCCGGGGTCTAATCGGTCCGGTCGTGTCCAGGGGATTCCCTGCCGCGGAGCCGGATCTCCGCGTCCGCGAGCGCGGGCTAGGCATCTCGGGCTGGGCACAAACGGCAGCAGCAGTACAAGGTAATTAATGGACGTCCATCGCTCGATCACATCCCCGCCCTGGTAGTCGTGACATGTACTTACTAACGTTGTATGCATCTATGTGCTCTGGTCACACGACGGgggcttgtttagattgcaagttttttcatgtTCTCTTATCACATCAAATTTTTAgatacatgtatgaagtattaaatatacataaaaaaataactaattacacagtttgattgtaaattacgagacgaatcttttgagcatagttaggccatgattggacaataattgtcaaatacaaacgaaagtgctacagtgccaaatactgatttctaaccccaatctaaaccaggcctggtTTTGGAGTGGGTAATCTGATCCGTATCTTTTGGCAACGTACGTACCGCGCATTATCATTATCGTCGCCATGTTTCACACGGCGATTGGTTTAACTCTGGTCATTTTCTTTTGATGAAAGTTAAACTCTGGTCACTAGTCCGGTAACAAACATTTTCTGTCCTGGTGGGCGTTCACTGATAGCGTACTTAAGTCGTACTAATAGACTTCCGATGTCATCAGCTGCTGGTGCCTGCTTTCCTGCACTGACTGCCACCACCTGCTAACACTACTTCTCAAGTTCTCTGTACAAACTTATCGGTTACAACCCTGGACTTCTCGAATATGCGGCCAGCTCTTCGAAACGAAGGAGGACTGCGAATCATaattggccatgcagcccgagctcGTTGGCCCAGCCCAAGGCCCgttttttggcccggcccaagcacggtCCGTCACGGAGGCTAGCGGGCCTGGGCTGGCCCAGCCCGGagcagcaggccgtgcctgggcctgaCCCCACGCACGTGGGCCGGTACGGCACGGCCTGCCAGCGCCCCCCCCCGCCCCCCACGCCGCGCCCCCCCGCCCCCGCATATAAGCGGGCAAGCGGCTACCCCCGGCCCCCGTCGCCTCGTCTCCTCAGTCAGTCAGTCCTCACCTCTCCTCGCCTGTTCCGTAGTCAGCAGTCGCCTCGCCAGCTCGCCTCCTCATCCGCTCAGCtctccgctccaaaccctaaccctaatccccagttCCCCACTCGCTCGCCGCCGCACAGCCAAGCCCCGCTCGCCCAGTCGCCTCGGCCTCACCGGCGGCCGGCTCCACAGTccgctcccaaccctaaccctaatccccactcgcTTGCCGGCTCGCCGCGGTGcaatctctgctctctctctctcgcccgcaTTGGCCGTGAATCTGAGCTCTCTCACGTGATCTACTGATCTCGTCCGTCGTCCCCGACTCAGGTGACCTCGATCcacctcccctcccttcttcctctctcctcccttctccctctcccttctctcGCTCTCGGTGAACTATGTGAGTTCGTGACCGTGTttccgtccgtccctcctccgcCGTTCGCCATCGTTTCTAATCGGTCTCTCTCCTTTGGGTGGCCCTCGTCGTCTCTGGCACCGGGCTCTGGTTGCGCAGGTACTctgctaaccctaaccctaaccctaaccctagatctatctTCTCCACTTCTTGTGTCTCTTCCACTAACTCTGGATCTGTACCTCTATGGCTCTATCTCTCTGACTCTGTTTTTCTCCTCCGTGCAGGTCGGTTGCCAATGCCTCGTCGTCCTTTTCCTGTGGCATAGACCGGGCACGGTGGTCGCGTGCACCGTTGAGGACCGGTGCTGGAGATAAGCCATCCACGGTCAAGGTCACCATGCCGGATGACGATGATGTCATCTATCCACTCACCGGCAACGA encodes:
- the LOC136473246 gene encoding protein GLUTAMINE DUMPER 3-like — protein: MRPGAGFNATAAAAVAPAVAGSAAAHSAWHSPVPYLFGGLAAMLGLIAFALLILACSYWKLSGYLEGGAGRGDEDGSGADGAKPAASDLPPPIWEEKILVIMAGDVKPTYLATPMSSRASSFGDRSSKGDEEENNKKVQEVAMASVKDAEQNGEHSESRREREEHHIPEV